GAAATGGCCGCTCCGGAACCGGAGGCCGGGGTCGCGGGTGGTCGTGAAGCTGAACAGCCGGTCGTTCCAGTGATGCACGCTCAGGACGCGTTCCTGACTCAGATGGCTCATGGAGCGACCGTACGCGACTGTACTTCATCGGTAAAACGGGATATTCCGATGATACTCTTCGGGTCCGCCGATATGCGCTTCACCCTGCGCCAGCTCGAGGTCTTCCTCGCGATCGCCCGCGCCGGCAGCGTCAGCCGGGCGGGCGACGAGCTCGCGATGTCGCAGTCGGCCGTGAGCGGCGCGCTCGCCGACCTGGAGCGTCAATTCGACGTCCGGCTCTTCGACCGGATCGGCAAGCGCCTCCGCCTGAGCGACGTCGGCCGCGCGCTCCGCGCCCGCGCCGAGGGCCTCTGGGACGAGGCGCGCGAGCTCGAGACCGCGCTCGTCCGCCACGCCGACGGCGCGTGCCTGCGCGTCGGCGCCACCCTCACCATCGGGAACTACGTGGCGGTCCCGCTCATGGCGCGCTTCATGCGCGAGAAGGCCGGATCGCTCGTCCGGCTCGACCTCGCCAACACCGAGGAGATCGCCCGCCGCGTAGCGAACTTCGAGATCGACGTCGGCCTGATCGAGGGCGAACTCGTCCATCCGGAGCTGGTGGTCACGCCGTTCCGCGACGACGAGCTGGTCGTCTTCTCCGCCCCGACCCATCCGCTCGCGAAGAGGCGCGTCCTCGGCGACGCCGACCTCGTACGCGCGGCCTGGATCGTCCGCGAGCACGGCTCCGGCACGCGGCAGACCTTCGATCGCGCCATGACCGGCATCCTCCCCGAGCTCCGCATCACCCTCGAGCTGCCGCACACCGAGGTCATCAAGCGGGCCGTCGAAGCCGGGCTCGGACTCGGCTGCGTGGCGCGGCTCGCGCTCGAGGACGCCTTCCGCGCGAAGACGTTGAAGCCGCGCCCGGTCCCGCATCGTGACTTCCGGCGCCGCTTCTACACCGTCCTCCACCGCCAGAAGCACGTCGGCACCGAGCTCCGGCGGTGGCTCGCCCTCCTGCGCTCGGACGCCGTCGTCGAGAGCGCGAGCGCCCCCGCCCCACGGACCGACGCCGACGCGGCGCCGGACGACGGCGCGCGTCGCTAGTGAACCTCTGCGCAGATGGTTCCCGGCTGCGTAGAGCTTCTAGGCGCGGAGGCCGGCGCGGCAGACGGCGGCGAGCTCCGCGGGGGTCGCGATCTCGACGTCGGCGCCGGCACCGCGAACCGCCGCGCCGTTGAAGCCCCACAACACCGCGCAGGTGGCGATCGCGGCGTTCCGCCCGGTCGCGACGTCGACGGCGGAGTCGCCGACCATGAGGGTCGCCGCCGGCGCCACGCCGACCGCCTCGACGAGCTGCCGGAGGCCCGTGGGATCGGGCTTGCGGACCGGCAGCGTGTCGCCACCGATCAGCCGCGGGCAGAGCGCCTCGAGATCGAGCCCGGCCAGGATCTTCGCGCTCATGTCGGCCGGCTTGTTCGTGAGCACCGAAAAGACCGCTCCCTCCCCAGCCAACCGTTCGAGCACGGCGCGGAGCCCCGGGTAGACGTCGGCGTGATCGAGGAGGTGCTCGCGGTACCACGGCATGAAGATATCGAGGCCCGCTTCGACGCGGTCGCCGTGCGCCGCGCCAAGCGCGCGCTCGAGCAGCACGCGTGCCCCGTTACCGACGTAGCCGAGGAGCGTCCGCGGGTCCTCGGGCGGGAGCCCGAGCGCGCCGAGCGCCACGTTCACCCCCGCCGCCAGGTCGTCCTTGGTGTCGACGAGCGTGCCGTCGAGATCGAGGACGACGTGGCGGAACGCCAACGTCGACGCCACGCCGGCTCAGCCGTCGCCGCGAGCGGTCCGCGGCACCGCGCTCAGGCCGAGAAGGACGACCCGCAACCGCAGGTCCGCGTCGCCTTCGGGTTCTCGAACTTGAACCCCGAGCCGTGCAGCCCGGTCACGTAGTCGATGATGGTGCCGTCCAGGTACTCGCGAGACGCCGGATCGATCACCACCCGCACATCCTCGAAGGTGAAGATCGCGTCGTCGTCCTTCGGTTCGTCGAAGCCCATCGTGTAGGAGAAGCCGGAGCAGCCCCCTCCCACGACGCCGAGCCGGAGCGCCTTCCCGGGGCCCGCGCCTTCCTTCTGCATGGCGGCGCGCACCTTCTGGACGGCGTGCTCGGTCAGGACGATCGGCTCGAACGTGGTCGTTTCGCTCATGGCAGGCACCGTAAACGCGACCTCGGGGCGAGTCAATTCGACGGGCGGGGACGCCCGTGCGTCCCCGCCCGCCCACACCACCGTTCAGGCGCGAAGCGCCTGCCCCCCCGCCAGCCCCAGGAAGTCGCCGACCGGCGGCACCTGCGCCTCCGCCGCCATCGGGATGGGCCCGAGACGCTCGCCGCCCTCGCCGAGCGTGAGATTGGCCCGCGACTCGCGCTTGCGCTTCAGCTTCTCGAGAAGCGTCGTGCGGTTCAGCTGCAGCAGCCGCGCCGCCTCCTTCTTGTTGCCGCGGCTGATGTCGAGCGCGCGGGCGATGATGCGGTCCTCGATCGACTCCATCTCGCGGTAGAAGTCGATGCCGCGACCGTCGAAGTCCCAGGGCGGCGGCGTCCAGCCGCTCGTCGCGCCGTCGCCCGCCATGCGGCCGTGGAGCTTCGGCGGCAGATGCTCCGGGCGGATGACGCCGTCGGTCGGCCCGAGGACCACGAGCTGCTCGAGCAGGTTCTTGAGCTCGCGCACGTTGCCGGGCCACTGGTAGGCCGCGAGCACCTCCATCGCCTCCGGCGAGACCTCGAAGCGTGGCAGACCCTTCGCCGTGTGGAGCTGGTTCAGGAACCAGTCGACGAGGAGCGGAATGTCCTCGCGCCGCGCGCGCAGCGGCGGCACCTCGATCGGCACGACGCGCAGGCGATAGTAGAGGTCCTCGCGGAACTGTCGGTCCGCGACCGCCTCCTCGAGGTTCCGGTTCGTCGCCGCGACGACCCGCACGTCGACCTGCTGGGTGCTCACGCCGCCGACCGCCTCGAACTGGCCGTTCTCGAGGACGCGCAGGAGCTTGACCTGCAGCTTCGTGCTCATGTCGCCGACCTCGTCGAGGAAGATGGTCCCGCCGTCGGCGAGCTTGAAGCGTCCGACCCGCGAAGTCACCGCGCCCGTGAAGGCGCCGCGCTCGTGGCCGAACATCTCGCTCTCGAGGAGGTCCTCGGGGATCGCGCCGCAGTGCACGGGGACGAGGCGCTGCGCGTGGCGGCGGCTCTGCGAGTGGATCGCCTGCGCGACGAGCTCCTTGCCGGTCCCACTCTCGCCGGTGATGAGCACGGTCACTCCGGTCGGCGCCACGCGCCGAATCACCTCGAAGATCGCCTGCATCCGTGGATGCCTGCCGATGATGCCGGCGAACCCGGTCACCGCGTCGGCTTCGTCTCGCACTTCGTCCTCCGCCACCGTCTGCTCCCCGTCCCGTGCGTCCATGTGCCCTCCCAGGCTTTGCGAGTTGTCGGCGCGACCGCGTGCGCGCGGTCAGACGCTTGAGCAAGCCTGGTGCCAGAATCTTGAACCGACCGTTCCGGAGGCGAAGAGTCACGCGAGGATGCCGGAATCACAGCGAAAAGGAGACGGAACCCTGACACCTCCGCGATGGAGCGATGGAGAG
The sequence above is a segment of the Deltaproteobacteria bacterium genome. Coding sequences within it:
- a CDS encoding LysR family transcriptional regulator, with the translated sequence MRFTLRQLEVFLAIARAGSVSRAGDELAMSQSAVSGALADLERQFDVRLFDRIGKRLRLSDVGRALRARAEGLWDEARELETALVRHADGACLRVGATLTIGNYVAVPLMARFMREKAGSLVRLDLANTEEIARRVANFEIDVGLIEGELVHPELVVTPFRDDELVVFSAPTHPLAKRRVLGDADLVRAAWIVREHGSGTRQTFDRAMTGILPELRITLELPHTEVIKRAVEAGLGLGCVARLALEDAFRAKTLKPRPVPHRDFRRRFYTVLHRQKHVGTELRRWLALLRSDAVVESASAPAPRTDADAAPDDGARR
- a CDS encoding HAD-IA family hydrolase; amino-acid sequence: MAFRHVVLDLDGTLVDTKDDLAAGVNVALGALGLPPEDPRTLLGYVGNGARVLLERALGAAHGDRVEAGLDIFMPWYREHLLDHADVYPGLRAVLERLAGEGAVFSVLTNKPADMSAKILAGLDLEALCPRLIGGDTLPVRKPDPTGLRQLVEAVGVAPAATLMVGDSAVDVATGRNAAIATCAVLWGFNGAAVRGAGADVEIATPAELAAVCRAGLRA
- a CDS encoding iron-sulfur cluster assembly accessory protein, yielding MSETTTFEPIVLTEHAVQKVRAAMQKEGAGPGKALRLGVVGGGCSGFSYTMGFDEPKDDDAIFTFEDVRVVIDPASREYLDGTIIDYVTGLHGSGFKFENPKATRTCGCGSSFSA
- a CDS encoding sigma-54-dependent Fis family transcriptional regulator — protein: MDARDGEQTVAEDEVRDEADAVTGFAGIIGRHPRMQAIFEVIRRVAPTGVTVLITGESGTGKELVAQAIHSQSRRHAQRLVPVHCGAIPEDLLESEMFGHERGAFTGAVTSRVGRFKLADGGTIFLDEVGDMSTKLQVKLLRVLENGQFEAVGGVSTQQVDVRVVAATNRNLEEAVADRQFREDLYYRLRVVPIEVPPLRARREDIPLLVDWFLNQLHTAKGLPRFEVSPEAMEVLAAYQWPGNVRELKNLLEQLVVLGPTDGVIRPEHLPPKLHGRMAGDGATSGWTPPPWDFDGRGIDFYREMESIEDRIIARALDISRGNKKEAARLLQLNRTTLLEKLKRKRESRANLTLGEGGERLGPIPMAAEAQVPPVGDFLGLAGGQALRA